Proteins from a genomic interval of Neorhodopirellula lusitana:
- a CDS encoding bestrophin family protein: protein MITDTSRTTWRMVGELWWPMLPIIGYVLVVSWVDLAYHLEVYEFPISILGVLGTLIGLLLAFRTNSSYDRWWEARTLWGAIVNDSRTWTRQLVTFTSGREESADSWSAVRQMSLRQAAWCYALSRNLRGQDPLVGMEGLVNSYELERYRDAQNVPNEILHRQGLELRELKAQGEIELYEFVELERTLMRLTNSMGGCERIKNTPFPALYSRMVHGLIYGFVIFLPFGLVRVPTPGLIFISLALSFGFLLVDHVAIYLQDPFSSRPSDTPTLALSRTIEINIRQMLGETQLPEKIEPINGVLY, encoded by the coding sequence ATGATCACCGATACTTCCCGTACGACATGGCGCATGGTGGGCGAGCTTTGGTGGCCCATGCTACCGATAATCGGCTACGTTTTGGTTGTCTCGTGGGTCGATCTTGCTTATCACCTTGAAGTCTACGAGTTCCCCATTTCAATCTTGGGAGTGCTGGGGACATTGATCGGGCTCTTGTTGGCTTTCCGAACCAATTCAAGCTACGACCGGTGGTGGGAGGCAAGGACATTATGGGGTGCGATCGTGAACGATTCACGCACGTGGACTCGCCAATTGGTCACCTTCACAAGCGGCCGGGAAGAGTCTGCTGATTCTTGGTCAGCGGTGCGGCAAATGTCTCTTCGCCAGGCAGCGTGGTGCTACGCACTGAGTCGCAACCTGCGCGGCCAGGATCCTTTGGTTGGGATGGAGGGGCTAGTTAATTCCTATGAACTCGAGCGGTATCGAGACGCCCAGAACGTGCCTAATGAGATTCTGCATCGGCAAGGGCTTGAACTTCGCGAATTGAAAGCACAGGGCGAAATCGAACTCTATGAGTTCGTCGAGTTGGAGCGAACACTGATGCGGTTAACCAATTCAATGGGTGGTTGTGAACGGATCAAGAACACTCCGTTTCCAGCGTTGTACAGCCGGATGGTGCACGGCCTGATTTACGGTTTCGTGATCTTCTTGCCCTTCGGTTTGGTACGTGTGCCCACACCCGGATTGATTTTTATCTCGCTGGCGCTGTCGTTTGGATTCCTGTTGGTCGATCATGTTGCGATCTATTTGCAGGATCCATTCAGTAGCCGCCCTTCGGATACGCCGACGCTGGCATTATCGCGAACGATCGAGATCAACATTCGGCAAATGCTGGGGGAGACTCAGTTGCCCGAAAAGATCGAACCCATCAACGGCGTGCTGTATTAA